From one Acidobacteriota bacterium genomic stretch:
- a CDS encoding tetratricopeptide repeat protein, producing the protein MIRRIVSAIAALFMLCILAAPAMAAGRAVGTITDREGKPLKGVEVHLVPADRPDLPTIKVKTDKKGRYIIGLIRKSTYRITAFKEGYRVGEIDGNIAIPSDESFWAYKGPISPGGIPPVLGIDGLTEVTYHMVMYPDGGDPGEWGTGQPLLSNREIIERIQSGNIDAAVMEIQRSLEISPDDANLNYLMAFAMLQKRDLEAARTAIDKCLATNPAFEGANMIRGKLLESAGQTDEALAAYRAEIEHCTTEQVKKDALIAAALLLVRAEELEQAAALLEQVVTLDPENVAALKELANCYLQTDQKEKAEEILAKVASLGGSQDPAVLYNLGADAFNNKDFKTAAEYFEKTIAADSNFAEAFLQLGYCKLNLGEIPAAVENLKKFVEMRPDSPATPDAKAIVQSLSGN; encoded by the coding sequence ATGATCCGACGCATCGTTTCGGCCATTGCGGCGCTTTTCATGCTGTGCATCCTCGCCGCCCCCGCCATGGCCGCGGGAAGAGCCGTGGGTACGATCACCGACCGGGAGGGCAAGCCGCTCAAGGGAGTCGAAGTCCATCTCGTGCCGGCCGACCGACCGGACCTCCCCACAATCAAGGTCAAGACCGACAAAAAAGGCCGATACATCATTGGGCTGATTCGCAAGTCGACTTACCGCATCACCGCCTTCAAGGAGGGTTATCGCGTCGGTGAGATCGACGGCAATATCGCAATCCCTTCGGACGAAAGCTTCTGGGCCTACAAGGGGCCGATCTCCCCCGGCGGCATCCCGCCGGTACTGGGCATCGACGGGCTGACCGAAGTCACCTATCACATGGTGATGTACCCCGATGGCGGCGACCCCGGCGAATGGGGGACGGGGCAACCGCTGCTTTCCAACAGGGAAATCATCGAGCGCATCCAAAGTGGTAATATCGACGCGGCTGTCATGGAAATCCAGCGCAGCCTCGAAATCAGTCCAGACGACGCGAACCTCAACTACCTGATGGCTTTCGCCATGCTCCAGAAGAGAGACCTCGAGGCTGCGCGCACCGCCATCGACAAGTGCCTGGCGACCAATCCGGCCTTCGAGGGAGCCAACATGATCCGCGGCAAACTGCTGGAGTCGGCGGGCCAAACTGACGAAGCTCTCGCCGCTTACCGCGCGGAAATCGAGCACTGCACCACGGAACAGGTCAAGAAGGACGCCCTGATCGCGGCCGCGCTGCTTCTGGTGCGGGCGGAGGAACTCGAACAAGCGGCTGCTTTGCTCGAGCAGGTCGTGACTCTCGACCCCGAGAACGTGGCCGCACTCAAAGAGCTGGCCAACTGTTACCTCCAAACCGACCAGAAGGAGAAGGCCGAGGAGATCCTGGCCAAGGTCGCATCTCTCGGAGGGAGCCAGGATCCCGCCGTCCTCTATAACCTTGGCGCGGATGCGTTCAACAACAAGGATTTCAAGACAGCGGCCGAATACTTCGAAAAGACCATTGCCGCTGACTCCAACTTCGCCGAGGCCTTTCTCCAGCTCGGATACTGCAAGCTCAATCTGGGCGAGATTCCCGCTGCCGTCGAGAACCTGAAGAAGTTCGTCGAAATGCGACCGGACAGCCCGGCGACTCCGGACGCCAAGGCGATCGTCCAATCCCTTTCAGGAAACTAG
- a CDS encoding VWA domain-containing protein, whose amino-acid sequence MDVQLAMLEVVVVDRKGRHVRGLPPSAFHLKEGRREVPIITFDEITLNQEPGTASPNLPEISGASGEPQTPASQPERPDGVPSPAAAPTGPVSAGQAARARKEGKRWFVLLFDGYFNPSALAISQARRAAKKWLKETLREGDQVAVYQLLPHLSTVQSFTSRRKLLNEAIDSIRIMPGSSMGQEMIRQRLEQTQALPRDFREQQIRNAGSFGSQLDRSERDNFYVSLTSLGQALGPLAGTKAVVLFSGGFPITRSWDTNSTGGLTRRFKRMMEVLEYYGVRVYSFDVGEENTFTGAEQARNIRQMVDNLGLGTEWLDSLQVGAQIDSAISHQEVLAILGNETGGRFIRGKNYLRGLQQVTEDLSHYYLIGYRPVDLVRAGRYVRLRASVDGKGLKVIARRGRFASGPPEFAPENSATKAVELAGPPFEISCRPQVFPLPGDKSLLVLPVHLGDLDPLTVSGDFPERLELRMRTRALIADVPIEESRRDISIPLSPELESRLASGFALREALVLSAASYDVEIVIQAPGLRRMGRWKKSVAVRSTDLNTFSLTDLTLLSPADRSATVFDVFLQQQPIPGNNPSGPLPDPLGNAAGRPPVNTDGRVDPTTPLLVQIGVIKPPPQVHPEQPPLELTWQVVRDDGEVIDLAVEYRRLEFAPDGSYLDLVAKLDLSGVGPGSHTLRLTATRIATNTIRQREAKLFVASGVN is encoded by the coding sequence GTGGATGTCCAGCTGGCCATGCTCGAGGTCGTAGTGGTCGACCGCAAGGGCCGTCACGTGCGCGGTCTGCCCCCGTCAGCCTTTCACCTCAAGGAGGGACGACGCGAAGTCCCGATCATTACTTTTGACGAAATCACTCTGAACCAGGAACCCGGCACGGCATCACCGAACCTCCCGGAGATTTCAGGGGCTTCAGGCGAGCCGCAAACTCCCGCCAGCCAACCGGAGCGGCCGGACGGCGTACCCTCCCCGGCGGCGGCTCCGACGGGCCCGGTCTCCGCCGGCCAGGCGGCACGTGCCCGCAAGGAGGGCAAACGTTGGTTCGTGCTCCTCTTCGACGGCTATTTCAATCCGTCGGCCCTGGCTATTTCCCAGGCCCGCCGCGCCGCCAAAAAGTGGCTCAAGGAAACCCTCCGCGAAGGTGACCAGGTCGCGGTCTACCAGCTCCTCCCTCATCTATCGACGGTGCAATCCTTCACCTCCCGCCGCAAACTTCTGAACGAGGCGATCGACTCGATTCGAATCATGCCGGGATCCAGCATGGGCCAGGAGATGATCCGCCAGCGCCTGGAGCAGACCCAGGCCCTACCCCGGGACTTTCGGGAACAGCAAATTCGCAACGCGGGCAGTTTCGGCTCGCAACTCGACCGTTCAGAGAGAGACAACTTCTACGTCAGCCTGACGAGCCTCGGCCAGGCTCTCGGACCGTTGGCGGGAACCAAGGCGGTCGTTCTTTTCTCCGGCGGTTTTCCCATCACACGCTCGTGGGACACCAACTCCACCGGCGGCCTGACCCGGCGGTTCAAGCGCATGATGGAGGTCCTCGAATACTACGGGGTTCGCGTCTATTCGTTCGATGTCGGTGAAGAAAACACCTTTACAGGGGCCGAACAGGCCAGGAATATCCGCCAGATGGTGGACAACCTGGGCCTGGGCACCGAATGGCTCGACTCGCTCCAGGTCGGCGCCCAGATCGACTCCGCCATATCCCACCAGGAAGTTCTTGCCATCCTGGGCAACGAGACCGGCGGTCGCTTCATTCGCGGAAAGAACTACCTCCGTGGCCTGCAGCAGGTTACCGAAGACCTCTCGCACTACTACCTGATCGGCTACCGACCCGTCGATCTGGTACGAGCCGGACGCTATGTCAGGCTCCGCGCAAGCGTGGACGGGAAGGGCCTCAAGGTCATTGCTCGTCGAGGCCGCTTTGCGTCCGGACCGCCAGAATTCGCACCCGAGAATTCCGCCACTAAAGCCGTCGAGCTGGCAGGGCCGCCCTTCGAGATCAGTTGCCGGCCGCAGGTCTTCCCTCTGCCAGGGGACAAGTCCTTGCTGGTTCTACCCGTTCATCTGGGCGACCTGGACCCTCTGACGGTAAGCGGGGATTTCCCCGAACGACTCGAACTCCGCATGCGGACCCGAGCTCTGATTGCGGACGTCCCTATCGAGGAAAGCCGGAGGGATATCTCGATCCCCCTCTCCCCGGAGCTTGAGAGTCGTCTCGCCTCCGGTTTCGCTCTGCGTGAAGCGCTCGTCCTGTCTGCGGCCTCCTACGACGTGGAGATTGTCATCCAGGCGCCCGGATTGCGGCGCATGGGGCGCTGGAAGAAATCTGTCGCTGTTCGCAGTACCGATCTCAACACCTTCTCCCTCACTGATCTCACCCTGCTCTCCCCGGCGGACCGTTCAGCGACGGTCTTCGATGTCTTCCTGCAGCAACAGCCGATCCCGGGTAACAATCCCTCCGGCCCCCTTCCCGACCCGCTGGGAAACGCCGCGGGGCGCCCGCCGGTGAACACCGACGGGCGGGTCGACCCCACAACACCGCTCCTGGTCCAGATCGGCGTCATCAAACCACCTCCCCAGGTGCACCCGGAACAGCCACCGCTGGAGCTGACGTGGCAAGTGGTTCGCGATGATGGAGAGGTCATCGACCTGGCCGTCGAGTACCGGCGTCTCGAGTTCGCGCCCGATGGCAGCTATCTCGACCTCGTCGCCAAACTCGACCTCAGCGGCGTTGGTCCCGGTAGCCACACTCTTCGCCTGACCGCCACTCGCATCGCCACAAACACCATACGCCAACGCGAAGCGAAATTGTTCGTGGCGAGCGGTGTCAACTAG
- a CDS encoding carboxypeptidase regulatory-like domain-containing protein — protein MRKFLLLAAIFVLATGAVFAQGLTTGTLEGFVAGEDGAPVAGAVVTAVGPQGAQTQVTNDKGYFVFRGLLPGTYNVKAEADGYSTIIQSGVVVYISRRTQLPFSLPKGIKQEITVTSEAPMVDMKSTTTGQSVKIDSFAPYVPLGRSLQATVAISPGVADGGGTGTANASISGSSGLENAYFVDGVNITNSGYGALGAYSIVYGSLGTGVTYEFLEEVQVKTGGFEAEFGQAGGGVVNSVVKSGTNEFTVDAAWYEQVGSLEGGRRTVELTPNVANRIETSRRDLAIASGGPIIKDRLFYFLAYNPVKTESDFRLVSGDSTVGYDLNNDGTEEYFGVGQTIQGGRVPGSVTRTRTIDNYAGKLAYFLTPNHRFEATFFGDPSDGDVGPQAPTSFLRVLADPAANPNASASATGLDWGGDQYSLKYHGVWSPNFFTEVQFAHKRNTFKEVGPGTTFRSIFNTVENNTSGGAGFFEDLEDKTDQFSIKFTNVIGPVEIKYGYQMDDIDWRQPRQYSGPTYEAWLPRLTGNLVDTDGDGTGDTTEIAGDGGLNDSSYLRLTSGTGASLDFFDSDGDGTADTYNVTRTGFGPIGEFTNAKERNAFVQATWDVTPNLTVKGGLRWTEQELTGSGNYTLPVSLIGGVMAAGSTTYSPKHYTFDSEIAPRFGITWDVRGDGRHKIYGNYGEYYQRVPSDLAVRQFSNEVGLENEEFFDADLTMPVFNSTCALADGTIVGCHLPQGTGAEPGVILDGSQQTRDFIEGIGLNFSDATNGEPSKLPYTKEWLVGYAWEINDYTSFEARYIDRELGRVLEDVQFASNEQIWNQFFGPLTPMGEIFPGHGSSSFGAYVLANPGTNVNQALFPSPVRDYKALELIFQRRFHNSWMVYANYRLGRLRGNYEGSFRNDNGQSDPFITSLFDLPAASLLPDGSTVVSGTLAGQYTNGPLNTDRRHIVNAFVSKDFDNGLNLGVRMTLQSGQPRFPLFAHPTYRNSGEIPGVNPTYWWLVLADFDPTTDSDGDGVVDNDIDGFGVFLDTDATQSTFADQDVNRDGIADTNILYASGPRLWSYDVVKRDYFGRNPWTYSFDVHLSYDFDLGNGKLTALLDIFNFFSDTEWLGFDNRVELRPGTPNPNYLKPTSYQAPRQYRLGVRYHW, from the coding sequence ATGCGGAAGTTTCTTCTTCTCGCAGCAATCTTCGTTCTAGCCACCGGGGCCGTGTTCGCCCAGGGGCTGACCACCGGAACCCTCGAGGGATTCGTGGCCGGAGAGGACGGCGCGCCGGTAGCTGGCGCGGTCGTGACGGCTGTCGGACCCCAGGGGGCCCAGACCCAGGTCACCAACGACAAGGGATATTTCGTTTTCCGGGGCCTGCTGCCCGGGACCTACAACGTCAAGGCGGAGGCCGACGGCTACTCGACGATCATCCAGAGCGGCGTGGTGGTGTACATCAGCCGCCGGACCCAGCTTCCCTTCTCGCTCCCGAAGGGCATCAAGCAGGAGATCACCGTCACCTCCGAAGCACCGATGGTCGACATGAAGAGCACCACCACGGGCCAGTCGGTAAAGATCGACAGCTTCGCGCCCTACGTGCCCCTCGGCCGCAGCCTGCAGGCCACCGTGGCGATTTCTCCCGGCGTGGCTGACGGCGGCGGGACGGGTACGGCCAACGCCTCGATCAGCGGCTCCTCGGGTCTCGAGAACGCCTACTTCGTCGACGGCGTCAACATCACCAACAGCGGCTACGGGGCTCTCGGTGCCTACTCCATCGTCTACGGCTCGCTGGGTACCGGTGTGACCTACGAGTTCCTCGAAGAGGTCCAGGTCAAGACCGGTGGCTTCGAGGCCGAGTTCGGCCAGGCCGGTGGTGGTGTGGTCAACTCCGTGGTGAAGAGCGGCACCAACGAGTTCACGGTGGATGCGGCCTGGTACGAGCAGGTCGGATCCCTCGAGGGTGGCCGGCGGACCGTGGAGCTGACGCCCAATGTCGCCAACCGCATCGAGACCAGCCGACGGGATTTGGCGATTGCCTCCGGCGGCCCGATCATCAAGGACAGGCTGTTCTACTTCCTGGCTTACAACCCCGTGAAGACCGAGTCTGATTTCCGGCTCGTGAGCGGTGATTCCACGGTCGGTTACGACCTGAACAACGACGGCACGGAAGAGTATTTCGGTGTCGGTCAGACGATTCAGGGCGGCCGGGTTCCGGGTTCGGTGACCCGTACCCGTACGATCGACAACTATGCCGGCAAGCTTGCCTACTTCCTGACTCCGAACCACCGCTTCGAGGCGACGTTCTTCGGTGATCCCTCCGACGGTGACGTCGGCCCCCAGGCGCCGACCTCCTTCCTGCGTGTCCTGGCCGATCCCGCGGCCAACCCGAACGCGTCCGCCAGCGCTACGGGCCTCGACTGGGGCGGCGATCAGTACTCCCTCAAGTACCACGGCGTGTGGAGTCCGAACTTCTTCACCGAAGTGCAGTTCGCGCACAAGCGCAATACCTTCAAGGAAGTCGGCCCCGGCACCACTTTCCGCTCGATTTTCAATACCGTTGAAAACAATACGAGCGGCGGCGCGGGCTTCTTCGAGGACCTTGAAGACAAGACGGATCAGTTCTCGATCAAGTTCACCAACGTGATTGGGCCGGTCGAGATCAAGTACGGCTACCAGATGGACGACATCGACTGGCGTCAGCCCCGCCAGTACAGCGGGCCGACCTACGAAGCCTGGCTGCCTCGTCTGACGGGAAATCTCGTTGATACGGATGGTGACGGCACCGGTGACACGACGGAAATCGCTGGAGACGGTGGTCTGAACGACTCCAGTTATCTCCGTCTGACTTCCGGTACCGGAGCTTCCCTCGACTTCTTCGATTCCGACGGTGATGGCACGGCCGACACCTACAACGTCACCCGTACGGGCTTCGGTCCGATCGGCGAGTTCACCAACGCCAAAGAGCGCAACGCATTCGTCCAGGCGACCTGGGATGTCACGCCCAACTTGACGGTCAAGGGTGGTCTTCGTTGGACCGAGCAGGAGCTTACCGGCTCCGGCAACTACACCCTGCCTGTTTCTCTGATCGGCGGTGTGATGGCCGCTGGCTCGACCACCTACAGCCCCAAGCACTACACCTTCGATAGCGAGATCGCGCCCCGTTTCGGTATCACCTGGGACGTTCGCGGCGATGGCCGGCACAAGATCTACGGAAATTACGGTGAGTACTACCAGCGCGTTCCGAGCGACCTGGCCGTGCGACAGTTTTCGAACGAGGTTGGCCTCGAGAACGAAGAGTTCTTCGATGCCGACCTGACTATGCCGGTGTTCAACAGCACCTGTGCCCTTGCCGATGGCACTATTGTGGGTTGCCACCTGCCCCAGGGTACTGGCGCCGAGCCCGGTGTGATTCTCGACGGTTCCCAGCAGACCCGTGACTTCATCGAAGGCATCGGCCTCAACTTCAGCGACGCCACCAACGGCGAGCCCAGCAAGCTGCCCTACACCAAGGAGTGGCTGGTCGGGTATGCCTGGGAGATCAACGACTACACCTCCTTTGAAGCTCGCTATATCGACCGCGAACTGGGCCGCGTTCTCGAGGATGTTCAGTTCGCCTCCAACGAGCAGATCTGGAACCAGTTCTTTGGCCCTCTTACGCCCATGGGCGAGATCTTCCCGGGCCACGGCTCCTCCTCGTTCGGAGCTTATGTGCTGGCCAATCCCGGCACGAATGTGAACCAGGCTCTCTTCCCCAGCCCGGTGCGCGATTACAAGGCACTCGAATTGATCTTCCAGCGCCGTTTCCACAACAGTTGGATGGTCTACGCCAATTATCGCCTCGGTCGTCTGCGTGGAAACTACGAGGGGTCTTTCAGGAACGACAACGGTCAGTCCGACCCCTTCATCACCTCACTCTTCGATCTTCCGGCAGCCTCGCTGCTTCCTGACGGCAGTACGGTGGTTAGTGGGACATTGGCCGGTCAGTACACCAACGGGCCCCTTAACACCGACCGTCGCCACATCGTCAACGCTTTCGTGTCGAAGGATTTCGACAACGGCCTCAATCTCGGCGTTCGGATGACCCTGCAATCAGGGCAGCCGCGGTTCCCCCTCTTCGCTCATCCGACCTACCGGAATTCCGGTGAGATCCCGGGTGTGAACCCCACTTACTGGTGGTTGGTTCTTGCCGATTTCGACCCGACAACGGACAGTGATGGCGATGGTGTCGTCGACAATGACATCGATGGCTTCGGCGTCTTCCTCGACACTGATGCTACCCAGTCGACTTTCGCCGACCAGGATGTCAACCGTGACGGCATCGCCGATACCAACATCCTTTACGCGAGCGGTCCGCGCCTGTGGTCCTACGATGTTGTCAAGCGTGACTACTTCGGTCGGAACCCCTGGACCTACAGCTTCGACGTGCACCTGTCCTACGACTTTGATCTGGGCAATGGCAAGCTGACGGCCCTCCTCGATATCTTCAACTTCTTCAGCGACACCGAATGGCTGGGCTTCGATAACCGGGTCGAACTCCGTCCCGGAACGCCCAACCCCAACTACCTCAAGCCCACCTCTTACCAGGCCCCGCGCCAGTATCGTTTGGGCGTCCGCTACCACTGGTAG
- a CDS encoding O-antigen ligase family protein translates to MVNREAWVWLAAVFLLQVGFSPDLLEPGRGFRLVLVSAMVALVALRCRKIGRGASLPPAVAGAVLVLLAITVVGALLAPGAERCSVFFDGWQSVASWLLLLLAGATASEDGSDAGVDRALAGGCAMALVPAGLWGLAQAWLGWSGPGPLIAPPAGPWFNRNVAAQALVILVPLALSAAVVPAHRWRRRWLSLACAGLGVMFLVATRSRGGWVAAVVGWGLALGLVMAGRIRREGPGAALRPLLAPAALLAACGVVAAMVPVAGKHPLPAVGRVVEMTLEPVAGGTMETRRALWVNTGAMIREHPWLGVGAGRWNVVYPLFQRRVEPTPGFGLRRQPRHAHNEVLEFAAELGVPGVGLLVLLVGAALWRLGRRAGSGDAGAGLRLAGLGAVVVHAQVSFPLHAPATAALFWIVAGSALRPEGGARPRPGRAGARWAPVVPVLLLLLAVAGTWAAGRDYRARRHLARAAAAAGQGRCAEALEQARQAWAASCHRDHRGRSAVVIWTCEKNPEASLAFLEPALAAFPHRLELLLDTGARRIKAGRLDQAEAAYRHALALKPDLGRAWLGLAMTLDRQGRPEPARDACRRALAVGAGPAARAFCGGLGVYD, encoded by the coding sequence TTGGTAAACCGGGAAGCATGGGTTTGGCTGGCGGCCGTCTTTCTGCTCCAGGTGGGTTTTTCGCCCGACCTGCTGGAGCCGGGCCGGGGGTTTCGCCTGGTCCTGGTTTCGGCGATGGTCGCCCTGGTGGCCCTGCGCTGTCGCAAGATCGGGAGAGGGGCCTCCCTCCCGCCGGCGGTGGCGGGCGCCGTGCTGGTGCTACTGGCCATCACGGTCGTCGGCGCCCTGCTGGCCCCCGGGGCGGAACGTTGCAGCGTTTTTTTCGATGGCTGGCAGTCGGTCGCCTCGTGGCTGCTGCTGCTGCTGGCCGGCGCGACGGCCTCCGAGGATGGGTCCGATGCGGGTGTGGATCGCGCGCTCGCCGGGGGCTGTGCGATGGCGCTGGTGCCGGCGGGTCTTTGGGGCCTGGCCCAGGCCTGGCTCGGCTGGTCGGGCCCCGGGCCGCTGATCGCTCCACCGGCGGGGCCGTGGTTCAACCGCAACGTGGCAGCGCAGGCGCTGGTGATCCTGGTCCCACTGGCTCTCTCCGCGGCGGTGGTTCCCGCCCACCGGTGGCGGCGCCGGTGGCTGTCACTGGCCTGTGCCGGCCTGGGTGTGATGTTCCTCGTCGCCACTCGCAGTCGAGGGGGCTGGGTCGCGGCCGTCGTCGGTTGGGGGCTGGCCCTGGGGCTCGTGATGGCGGGGCGCATACGACGCGAGGGGCCGGGGGCGGCGTTGCGGCCCCTGCTCGCTCCCGCCGCCCTGCTCGCCGCGTGCGGGGTCGTGGCCGCCATGGTGCCGGTGGCCGGCAAGCACCCGCTTCCCGCCGTGGGGCGCGTGGTGGAAATGACCCTCGAGCCCGTCGCCGGGGGCACGATGGAGACGCGGCGGGCGCTGTGGGTCAACACGGGTGCGATGATCCGCGAGCATCCCTGGTTGGGTGTCGGCGCGGGACGCTGGAACGTGGTCTATCCGCTCTTCCAGCGGCGAGTCGAACCGACGCCGGGGTTCGGGCTCCGGCGGCAACCCCGCCACGCCCACAACGAGGTGCTGGAGTTCGCGGCGGAACTCGGGGTGCCGGGGGTCGGCCTGCTGGTCTTGCTGGTGGGAGCGGCGCTCTGGCGCCTGGGGCGGCGGGCCGGGTCGGGTGACGCGGGCGCCGGCCTCCGGCTGGCGGGGCTGGGCGCGGTGGTGGTGCACGCCCAGGTCAGCTTTCCTCTCCATGCTCCCGCGACGGCGGCACTGTTCTGGATCGTGGCGGGCTCCGCGTTGCGCCCGGAGGGGGGCGCCCGGCCGCGCCCGGGCAGGGCGGGCGCCCGCTGGGCGCCGGTGGTTCCCGTCCTGTTGCTCCTGCTCGCGGTGGCGGGCACCTGGGCGGCTGGCCGGGACTACCGCGCAAGGCGGCACCTGGCCCGGGCCGCCGCCGCCGCGGGGCAGGGCCGCTGCGCCGAGGCGCTGGAACAGGCCCGGCAAGCCTGGGCCGCGAGCTGCCATCGCGACCACCGGGGACGGAGCGCCGTGGTGATCTGGACCTGTGAGAAGAACCCCGAGGCTTCGCTGGCTTTTCTCGAGCCCGCCCTGGCGGCCTTCCCGCACCGGCTGGAGCTGCTGCTCGACACCGGGGCGCGCCGCATCAAGGCCGGGCGCCTCGACCAGGCCGAGGCCGCCTACCGTCACGCCCTCGCGTTGAAGCCGGATCTGGGGCGGGCCTGGCTGGGCCTGGCGATGACTCTCGACCGGCAGGGCCGCCCGGAACCCGCCCGGGACGCTTGCCGGAGGGCGTTGGCCGTGGGTGCGGGCCCTGCGGCTCGCGCATTTTGCGGGGGTCTCGGAGTTTACGACTGA
- a CDS encoding protein kinase has protein sequence MLKTLRLPVDKELGARMAESVWTEKKQGIADGEDLIPGLRMVKVLAKGGFAEVWEAEQTSLGRKVAVKILREELLGQEQMVQLFEQEARVLARLNHANVVQVIDRGASPQGPYFVMEYIEGRTLQDMLSRSTVSRDRALSILLQATRGLAYAHRNGVVHRDVKPANILVSRTGQVKLSDFGIAAVKAAAGGEGEDETEGGRRTALGTRAFMAPEQRVSFDDVGPEADVYSLGVILHRILTGKLPPGPGRRAPGTMIPDRLVPIVEKALAASPGRRYPDAGAFREALVNALEGRHIDDRVRRGAASALGAAGRFELLDVIRQDERRSVYLVRKGGADGERIVVKRYLKDPEALRTVRSLIRIEHPNIIRILAVGEREDAFIMLMEHMPGGDLRERLVKPHPWKEAAAIGRDVALALACAHQAGIAHGNLRPSNILFDEQGRIRVTDFGLPEHYRGEPGKRNWYAAPEGGRSPAADVYALGAVLYEMLYATPVPESPDQLFADSRRRDEIPQAMRDLLCRLLAPAGRRDVSAALVAQQLEGMLEHSEPEGGDEPEPDAGQVESPVVEESPKAGVASHLPGVLGLAGLLLAWLLDRSFTQQWLAEIAFRFLR, from the coding sequence ATGCTCAAGACCCTGCGCCTGCCGGTCGATAAGGAACTGGGAGCGCGGATGGCTGAATCTGTCTGGACAGAGAAGAAACAGGGGATTGCCGACGGAGAGGACCTGATCCCCGGCCTGCGCATGGTCAAGGTGCTGGCCAAAGGCGGATTCGCCGAGGTCTGGGAAGCGGAGCAGACCTCCCTGGGGCGCAAGGTCGCAGTCAAGATCTTGCGGGAGGAGTTGCTGGGCCAGGAGCAGATGGTCCAGCTCTTCGAGCAGGAGGCGCGGGTTCTCGCGCGCCTCAACCACGCCAACGTGGTGCAGGTGATCGACCGCGGGGCCTCTCCCCAGGGCCCCTACTTCGTCATGGAGTATATCGAGGGGCGGACCCTGCAGGACATGCTTTCGCGCAGCACCGTCTCTCGCGACCGGGCGCTTTCGATCCTGCTGCAGGCCACGCGGGGACTGGCCTACGCCCACCGAAACGGCGTGGTGCATCGCGATGTCAAGCCGGCGAATATTCTCGTCTCGCGCACCGGTCAGGTGAAACTCTCAGACTTCGGTATCGCGGCGGTGAAGGCCGCGGCGGGGGGCGAAGGGGAGGACGAGACCGAAGGCGGGCGTCGCACGGCCCTCGGCACCCGGGCCTTCATGGCTCCCGAACAGCGCGTGAGTTTCGATGACGTGGGCCCCGAGGCCGATGTCTACTCCCTTGGCGTGATCCTGCATCGCATCTTGACGGGCAAGTTGCCTCCCGGGCCGGGGCGGCGCGCTCCGGGAACCATGATTCCCGATCGCCTGGTGCCCATCGTGGAGAAGGCCCTGGCGGCCTCCCCCGGCCGGCGCTACCCGGACGCGGGGGCCTTTCGCGAGGCACTGGTCAACGCCCTCGAGGGACGGCACATCGACGACCGGGTGCGGCGGGGAGCGGCCAGCGCCCTGGGTGCGGCGGGTCGCTTCGAGCTGCTGGACGTCATTCGCCAGGACGAAAGGCGATCGGTCTACCTCGTGCGCAAGGGGGGCGCCGATGGTGAGCGGATCGTCGTCAAGCGCTACCTCAAGGATCCCGAAGCCCTGCGCACGGTCCGCAGCCTGATTCGCATCGAGCATCCCAACATCATCAGGATTCTCGCGGTGGGTGAGCGGGAAGACGCCTTCATCATGCTGATGGAGCACATGCCCGGCGGCGACCTGCGCGAGCGCCTGGTCAAGCCCCACCCGTGGAAGGAAGCCGCGGCCATCGGCCGGGACGTGGCGCTCGCCCTGGCCTGCGCGCACCAGGCGGGGATCGCCCACGGCAACCTCAGGCCGTCGAACATCCTCTTCGACGAGCAGGGCCGGATTCGTGTCACCGACTTCGGTCTGCCCGAGCACTACCGCGGAGAACCGGGCAAGCGCAACTGGTACGCGGCTCCCGAGGGGGGCCGCTCCCCCGCCGCGGATGTCTACGCCCTGGGCGCCGTGCTCTACGAGATGCTTTACGCCACGCCCGTGCCGGAGTCGCCGGACCAGCTCTTCGCCGACTCGCGGCGGCGCGACGAGATTCCCCAGGCGATGCGCGATCTGCTCTGCCGACTCCTGGCGCCTGCGGGCCGGCGGGATGTCTCCGCGGCTCTCGTGGCCCAACAGCTCGAGGGCATGCTCGAGCATTCCGAGCCGGAAGGGGGGGACGAGCCGGAGCCGGATGCCGGCCAGGTGGAGAGTCCCGTGGTGGAGGAAAGCCCGAAGGCGGGCGTAGCGTCCCATCTGCCCGGTGTCTTGGGCCTGGCGGGGTTGCTGCTGGCCTGGCTGCTCGATCGCTCTTTCACCCAGCAGTGGCTGGCGGAGATCGCTTTCCGCTTCCTGCGCTGA